One part of the Quercus lobata isolate SW786 chromosome 7, ValleyOak3.0 Primary Assembly, whole genome shotgun sequence genome encodes these proteins:
- the LOC115951584 gene encoding uncharacterized protein LOC115951584 has product MEIVGAIWTLRFDGSFTTSEGGARIVLFKNIGESVAMSFKLDFPCTNNMVEYKAYLMGLAVAREMGIKHLQLIGESTLVVCQAKGDFALKEPSLAPYRAMAQRLEDSFEEFNIEHSLRFDNRFIDALATLGSKVSFEGATTDVTIVKRPIPVIQMLKKEFFDQLLEQTDWQSSLKEALLSLDEKDHLKVLKDYTLMAGELYKNHPGGVLARCLSPDESTKQLKEVHEKYCGSSCSIESYAVFAIGDWRIPFLEYLIDGILPDNHEKAYCLRKLATHYFVEGGILFRKGFNGEPLRCLGTPEAQSIMQEGLDLVGPINPASKGHIWILVATKYFTKWVEATPLKKAIGLVVANFIREHIICKFDIPHKIVTDNGTPFANKDVRKLLDHRHIKHRKSTTYYPQGNGQAEATNRVLLRILRKMVHEYEGGWIEHLLETLWAYQSSRKIATRLLPFSLVYGTEAISLVKLLVPTPRVVHGQETDMDAATCAEIRTTNLETLKET; this is encoded by the exons ATGGAAATAGTTGGAGCTATTTGGACTTTACGTTTTGATGGATCCTTTACCACTTCTGAAGGAGGAGCTAGAATAGTCCTATTCAAGAATATCGGAGAATCAGTGGCTATGTCATTCAAGCTTGATTTTCCATGCACCAACAATATGGTTGAATATAAAGCGTACCTCATGGGCCTAGCGGTGGCTCGTGAAATGGGTATTAAACATCTTCAACTAATTGGAGAATCAACTCTGGTTGTTTGCCAAGCTAAAGGAGATTTTGCACTCAAGGAACCATCTTTAGCTCCATATAGAGCTATGGCTCAAAGGTTGGAGGACTCTTTTGAAGAGTTCAATATTGAACACTCTCTAAGGTTTGACAATCGCTTCATCGATGCTTTAGCTACCTTGGGATCAAAAGTCAGTTTTGAGGGTGCAACAACAGATGTCACTATTGTAAAAAGGCCCATTCCAGTCATACAAATGCTGAAAAAAGAGTTCTTTGATCAACTGTTGGAACAAACAGATTGGCAATCATCCCTTAAAGAAGCATTGTTATCACTTGATGAGAAAGATCATTTGAAGGTGCTTAAAGATTACACTCTAATGGCAGGAGAGCTATACAAAAATCATCCTGGAGGAGTTCTAGCTAGATGCTTAAGCCCTGATGAGTCCACTAAGCAATTAAaagaagttcatgaaaaatattgtggctCTAGCTGTTCT ATAGAATCATATGCAGTCTTTGCCATAGGTGATTGGCGTATACCCTTTCTTGAGTATCTCATAGATGGCATCCTGCCTGACAACCATGAGAAGGCCTACTGCTTGAGAAAATTGGCTACTCATTACTTTGTGGAAGGTGGTATTCTTTTTCGAAAAGGATTTAATGGGGAACCCTTGAGATGCCTAGGGACCCCCGAAGCACAATCAATCATGCAAGAG GGGCTTGATCTAGTAGGCCCAATCAATCCCGCATCCAAAGGCCATATTTGGATACTAGTGGCTACcaagtactttacaaaatgggttgaagccaCTCCCCTAAAGAAGGCTATAGGCCTAGTTGTTGCAAATTTCATCCGAGAGCACATAATCTGCAAATTTGACATCCCTCATAAGATTGTTACTGATAATGGCACTCCTTTTGCCAACAAGGATGTTCGAAAGTTACTCGACCATCGTCACATCAAGCACCGCAAGTCCACTACCTATTATCCACAAGGCAATGGTCAAGCGGAAGCTACCAACCGAGTGCTATTAAGAATTCTTAGAAAAATGGTGCATGAATATGAGGGTGGCTGGATTGAACACCTGCTGGAAACCCTGTGGGCATACCAAAGCTCAAGAAAAATAGCCACCAGATTATTACCATTTTCTCTTGTATATGGTACCGAGGCTATATCTCTAGTTAAGCTATTGGTTCCCACCCCAAGGGTTGTTCATGGACAAGAAACAGACATGGATGCTGCCACTTGTGCAGAAATTAGAACTACAAACCTTGAAACCTTGAAGGAGACATGA
- the LOC115952823 gene encoding serine carboxypeptidase-like 45 isoform X2, protein MQSHQEWMVIGIICASLVQIFITVESFRIDDKITSLPGQPQVSFQQFSGYISVDEKQNRALFYYFVEAESQPGSKPLVLWLNGGPGCSSVASAFLEHGPFKVRGDNLVRNEYNWNKEANMLYLESPAGVGFSYSANESFYAHVNDEITARDNLIFLQRWFAKYPEYRDRDFFIAGASYAGHYVPQLAHLIIQSNLKINLKGIAVGNPLLDFSIDLNWPYEYYWSHGLISDDIYQLVTKVCNGSAQIMRGIINQEGSQSACIAVTSQIKELTDTIDPFDVTGDICPSPHAEKKELVCGEGITEKYLNRKDVQKALHAKLVGFKEWGFCQDIKVLQYDMTNLEIPTIGVLGSLVKSGIRAFVYSGDQDSRIPFTGSRTLVDKLAKELGLKTTVPYRVWFEGKQVGGWTQVYGETQLSFAIIRGASHTAPTTQPARSFSLFKAFLAGEPLPNA, encoded by the exons ATGCAGTCTCATCAGGAATGGATGGTCATAGGCATAATATGTGCATCCTTGGTGCAGATTTTTATTACTGTGGAGTCTTTTCGCATAGATGATAAAATCACAAGTCTGCCAGGGCAACCACAAGTCAGTTTCCAACAATTTTCCGGCTACATCTCCGttgatgaaaaacaaaacagagcTCTTTTCTACTACTTTGTTGAAGCTGAATCACAGCCAGGTTCAAAGCCTCTTGTTCTCTGGCTAAATGGAG GGCCTGGTTGTTCATCTGTTGCATCGGCTTTCCTTGAGCATGGCCCCTTTAAAGTGAGAGGAGACAATCTGGTTAGGAATGAGTACAACTGGAATAAAG AAGCAAATATGTTGTACCTCGAGTCACCGGCAGGAGTTGGTTTCTCTTACTCGGCTAATGAATCATTTTACGCCCATGTGAACGACGAGATCACAG CACGAGACAATCTTATATTTCTGCAACGCTGGTTTGCCAAATATCCAGAATACCGAGACAGAGATTTTTTTATCGCAGGAGCGAGCTATGCAG gTCACTATGTGCCTCAACTCGCCCACCTCATTATTCAGTCCAATTTGAAGATCAATTTGAAGGGGATAGCT GTAGGGAATCCTCTTCTGGATTTCAGCATTGATTTAAACTGGCCATACGAGTATTACTGGTCTCACGGCTTGATATCAGATGACATTTATCAACTTGTCACTAAAGTTTGTAATGGTTCAGCTCAGATCATGAGAGGAATCATAAACCAAGAAGGAAGTCAATCAGCTTGTATTGCTGTAACTTCACAAATCAAAGAACTTACTGACACCATCGACCCTTTCGATGTCACCGGTGACATTTGTCCATCACCT CATGCTGAAAAGAAGGAACTTGTCTGTGGAGAAGGTATCACAGAAAAGTATTTAAACAGGAAAGACGTGCAGAAGGCTCTCCATGCCAAACTCGTTGGATTCAAAGAATGGGGTTTCTGCCAAGA tATCAAAGTTCTGCAATATGATATGACAAATTTAGAGATACCTACAATTGGTGTCTTAGGCTCACTTGTGAAGTCTGGCATCCGGGCCTTTGTTTACAG TGGagatcaagattcaagaattcCATTTACTGGGTCTCGAACACTTGTAGACAAATTAGCAAAAGAGCTGGGTCTGAAAACAACTGTGCCATACAGAGTATGGTTCGAGGGAAAACAG GTTGGTGGATGGACGCAAGTATATGGTGAAACCCAGCTATCTTTTGCCATCATAAGAGGAGCTTCACACACAGCTCCAACAACGCAACCAGCGAgatcattttctttgtttaaggCATTTCTTGCAGGAGAACCACTGCCAAATGCATGA
- the LOC115953611 gene encoding uncharacterized protein LOC115953611 gives MSGSGNPQLYRPHDVFTAMGRCWVLEDEFSYPINPNLRNSAYVHNTMRQEWAWLFREQQMFYDELVGLKLPVPRRLASQMPRDSIDELRKALNRIREENNRMKIRLNRYWTQVEIRESVQEGWYEHAQFMQSLLADPIYQSDVEMSDEE, from the coding sequence ATGTCTGGTTCTGGCAACCCACAACTCTATAGGCCTCATGATGTGTTCACTGCTATGGGTCGTTGTTGGGTATTGGAAGATGAGTTCAGCTATCCAATCAATCCAAATTTGCGAAATAGTGCTTACGTTCACAATACCATGAGACAGGAGTGGGCTTGGTTATTTCGTGAAcaacaaatgttttatgatgagttggttgGTTTGAAGTTGCCAGTGCCTCGGCGACTCGCATCACAAATGCCCAGAGACAGCATCGACGAACTTCGTAAAGCATTGAACcgcataagagaagaaaataatcgaaTGAAGATACGTCTTAATCGATATTGGACCCAAGTCGAGATTCGAGAGTCAGTGCAGGAAGGGTGGTACGAGCATGCACAGTTCATGCAATCACTTCTTGCTgatcccatttatcagtcaGACGTGGAGATGTCAGATGAAGAGTAA
- the LOC115952823 gene encoding serine carboxypeptidase-like 45 isoform X1, which translates to MQSHQEWMVIGIICASLVQIFITVESFRIDDKITSLPGQPQVSFQQFSGYISVDEKQNRALFYYFVEAESQPGSKPLVLWLNGGPGCSSVASAFLEHGPFKVRGDNLVRNEYNWNKEANMLYLESPVGVGFSYESFYTHVNDEITEANMLYLESPAGVGFSYSANESFYAHVNDEITARDNLIFLQRWFAKYPEYRDRDFFIAGASYAGHYVPQLAHLIIQSNLKINLKGIAVGNPLLDFSIDLNWPYEYYWSHGLISDDIYQLVTKVCNGSAQIMRGIINQEGSQSACIAVTSQIKELTDTIDPFDVTGDICPSPHAEKKELVCGEGITEKYLNRKDVQKALHAKLVGFKEWGFCQDIKVLQYDMTNLEIPTIGVLGSLVKSGIRAFVYSGDQDSRIPFTGSRTLVDKLAKELGLKTTVPYRVWFEGKQVGGWTQVYGETQLSFAIIRGASHTAPTTQPARSFSLFKAFLAGEPLPNA; encoded by the exons ATGCAGTCTCATCAGGAATGGATGGTCATAGGCATAATATGTGCATCCTTGGTGCAGATTTTTATTACTGTGGAGTCTTTTCGCATAGATGATAAAATCACAAGTCTGCCAGGGCAACCACAAGTCAGTTTCCAACAATTTTCCGGCTACATCTCCGttgatgaaaaacaaaacagagcTCTTTTCTACTACTTTGTTGAAGCTGAATCACAGCCAGGTTCAAAGCCTCTTGTTCTCTGGCTAAATGGAG GGCCTGGTTGTTCATCTGTTGCATCGGCTTTCCTTGAGCATGGCCCCTTTAAAGTGAGAGGAGACAATCTGGTTAGGAATGAGTACAACTGGAATAAAG AAGCAAATATGTTGTACCTCGAGTCACCGGTAGGAGTTGGTTTCTCTTATGAATCATTTTACACCCATGTGAATGATGAGATTACAG AAGCAAATATGTTGTACCTCGAGTCACCGGCAGGAGTTGGTTTCTCTTACTCGGCTAATGAATCATTTTACGCCCATGTGAACGACGAGATCACAG CACGAGACAATCTTATATTTCTGCAACGCTGGTTTGCCAAATATCCAGAATACCGAGACAGAGATTTTTTTATCGCAGGAGCGAGCTATGCAG gTCACTATGTGCCTCAACTCGCCCACCTCATTATTCAGTCCAATTTGAAGATCAATTTGAAGGGGATAGCT GTAGGGAATCCTCTTCTGGATTTCAGCATTGATTTAAACTGGCCATACGAGTATTACTGGTCTCACGGCTTGATATCAGATGACATTTATCAACTTGTCACTAAAGTTTGTAATGGTTCAGCTCAGATCATGAGAGGAATCATAAACCAAGAAGGAAGTCAATCAGCTTGTATTGCTGTAACTTCACAAATCAAAGAACTTACTGACACCATCGACCCTTTCGATGTCACCGGTGACATTTGTCCATCACCT CATGCTGAAAAGAAGGAACTTGTCTGTGGAGAAGGTATCACAGAAAAGTATTTAAACAGGAAAGACGTGCAGAAGGCTCTCCATGCCAAACTCGTTGGATTCAAAGAATGGGGTTTCTGCCAAGA tATCAAAGTTCTGCAATATGATATGACAAATTTAGAGATACCTACAATTGGTGTCTTAGGCTCACTTGTGAAGTCTGGCATCCGGGCCTTTGTTTACAG TGGagatcaagattcaagaattcCATTTACTGGGTCTCGAACACTTGTAGACAAATTAGCAAAAGAGCTGGGTCTGAAAACAACTGTGCCATACAGAGTATGGTTCGAGGGAAAACAG GTTGGTGGATGGACGCAAGTATATGGTGAAACCCAGCTATCTTTTGCCATCATAAGAGGAGCTTCACACACAGCTCCAACAACGCAACCAGCGAgatcattttctttgtttaaggCATTTCTTGCAGGAGAACCACTGCCAAATGCATGA